GATCTTTTTGCCGTCTCCGTGGACGGTCCATCCCCATGTTGAAGTCACGAACACTAATTATCGACTCCCAAGGGGTCTCTTGGGAAATCGACAATCAAATCTTTTACTATGTGGACGTTGGTTCTACAACATAATTGTGGAGCTCTTTGGCTAATTGGCTTGGGATTCGCACATCCATAATTGTTCCGTCTTCTGCGTATTCTTCGCTTAGTACGGTGCCGTATTGGTGTAGACGAGATACGATTTCGCCACGGGTAAAGGGGATCTTGAGCAGCAAATGTTCATCGCGTGAATTAAGGAATAGCTCAATTCGAGCCTCCAATTCCTTAATTCCTTCGCCGGTCAGCGCAGAGACGAACACCACATCATCAACAGCATGACGCAGTTCCGCCAGCGTCAACGGATCAGCTTGGTCAATTTTGTTCACCACGATAATTTCCGGTGGCGGCACAGCTCCAGTCGAGCGGACAATATCGCTGATAACTGTGTTCACCGCCTCGATCTGCTTGAGCGGGAAAGGATCAGAGCCGTCAACCACATGCAGCATTAGATCTGCCTCCACGACTTCTTCAAGCGTGGATTTAAACGCCTCCACCAAAGAAGTTGGCAGGTGTCTAACGAAGCCAACGGTGTCGGTAAAGACTACGTGTCGGCCGTCGGCAAGCTCCGCTTTTCTCGTCGTTGGATCCAGCGTGGCAAAAAGCGCATTCTCCACCAGCACGCCCGCACCGGTCATCGCATTAATCAGCGAGGATTTACCGGCGTTGGTATATCCGGCGATCGCGATCTGCGGCACCATCGAGCCAGCGCGTTGCGCTCTTTTAATGCTTCTCGACGTATCCAGCCCCGCCAATTCCCTACGCAGCCGGGCCATATCTGACCGAAGCCTACGGCGATCAGCCTCAATTTTGGTTTCACCGGGACCACGCAGGCCAACGCCACCGTTGGAACCTGCACGTCCACCTGCCTGGCGGGAGAGATTTCCACCCCAACCACGTACTCGGCTAATCAGGTACTCCATCTGAGCCAAGGCCACTTGGGCTTTACCTTCACGTGATTTTGCGTGCTGAGCAAAGATATCCAAAATCAACATGGTTCGGTCAATGACCTTAATATTGAGCTCTCGCTCCAAGGCCACTAACTGTGATGGGCTTAGCTCACCATCACACACCACGGTATCGGCACCGGTGGCTTCAATGATTTCTTTTAATTCCCGAACCTTTCCGGAGCCAATGTAGGTTCCTGGATCTGGCTTATCGCGTTTTTGGTACAGCGATTCAATTACTTCAGCACCTGCAGTATCTGCCAGTGCGGCAAGCTCAGCCAAGCTGGCATCAATTTCTGCGGTAGTCCCTTCGGTCCACACGCCTACTAAAATAACGCGCTCAAGGCGAAGCTTTCGGTACTCAACTTCGTATCCATCTGCTGATTCTTCAGCGTGGATTTCTGTTTCCCTACGACGCAGTGCATCACGGGCTTCTAGGTCTAGATCACCAATTGATGGTTCTTCAGCTCGGATAAACCCAGAGAGGTCAAAACCCGAGGTGTCCTCTGAGCCACCGCGCGTGGTGTTTTTGTGACCACGAAATGCTTGGGCGAGGAGTTCATCATGACTTAAATTTTTCTTTTCATCCATTGTTTATCTATTGTTTCACGTCTGCTGCCTGCTCGGCTAGGTGTTGTTCAACGCCGATAGCGATCAAAGCTGCATAAACACCATTGCTACGCCCTGTATTCCCCAAACGTGGGGGCTATTTCTCACGGAGGCGAAAAGTGACTATTGCCTGTTAAGAGGGTTAGAATAATCGCCATGACTAGCGATCTGAAGACAATCGGTATGGATTTTACAAAGTGGCAAGATGCGGTAGAAGCTGCAATTGCCTCTGAGCGTCTCGAGGTAACTGGCGAGGTTCGAGGCGGCCAGCTTATTCAATTCTCGGATGATTCCGGCGCTCAAATTAATATTCTTGCCGTTGAGCCTTTTGCTACCTTCGCTGGATTCAACTCAGCCACCATCGCTTATGGCCATGTCAGCATGATCAATGATGTGCTGGCATTAGTTGATATCATCGATCCTTTTGGCACCCCGGTAGCTACGATTACCTGCAACCTTGCGCAAGGTCCACTTTTAGTTGATGAGCCTGTGCAGCGCTGGCAGCAGCTGCGTATCACAGCTCTTGGCGTTAATGTGCAAACCCATGACAACGCTGATGCCTACATCCGCAATGGTGGCGAAACCGTAGGAATGCTAGTTTCTGAAGGCGCAGAAAAGATCGCTAGTGGCAGCGGCGCGGTTATCCCAGATGCATCTGCGGAGTTTTCAGCTCGTGTCCTTGCCTCGGAATACCGCACAAACTCATTGACTGGACAGCGATTCATCCACGCCACCGTGGACGGTCTGTTTGCTTTTGATGTGTGCCTTCCCGATGCCCCAGAATTGCCTGCCCGTGATTCTGTCCTCTCAGGTACCGTCATGCTCACTGCTGCTGTTATCCCTACCGAAGTAACGGGCTGTGGTGGTTCCGGTGGCTGTGGCTCTGGAGGCTGTGGCTGCGGCGGACACTAAAATCTTTAGCAACTTGGGGGATCTCACAAATTAGAGGTTCCCCATTTTGTATTCGTCCAGCCCTCAAAATTGACTCAACGTTTCCAAGTATCTAGATTAAAACTTTCGCATAAGATACTGGTGCAATCGTTTACGTAAGCTACTAAGGTGATCTGTACGCAAGACACACGCGCCGACGTGGTGGGAGGAGTGATTGTAGGAAAATGGGAGAACAACTTCCGTTTGCTAATGGCTCGCGCTCCTCAAAGCTGCCGCTTTTTGTCATCGGAATATGCTGTCTTTTGCTCATCCTCTGGCTCAAACTTCCCGGGATACTGCTTGCAACGAT
Above is a genomic segment from Corynebacterium suranareeae containing:
- the hflX gene encoding GTPase HflX, whose amino-acid sequence is MDEKKNLSHDELLAQAFRGHKNTTRGGSEDTSGFDLSGFIRAEEPSIGDLDLEARDALRRRETEIHAEESADGYEVEYRKLRLERVILVGVWTEGTTAEIDASLAELAALADTAGAEVIESLYQKRDKPDPGTYIGSGKVRELKEIIEATGADTVVCDGELSPSQLVALERELNIKVIDRTMLILDIFAQHAKSREGKAQVALAQMEYLISRVRGWGGNLSRQAGGRAGSNGGVGLRGPGETKIEADRRRLRSDMARLRRELAGLDTSRSIKRAQRAGSMVPQIAIAGYTNAGKSSLINAMTGAGVLVENALFATLDPTTRKAELADGRHVVFTDTVGFVRHLPTSLVEAFKSTLEEVVEADLMLHVVDGSDPFPLKQIEAVNTVISDIVRSTGAVPPPEIIVVNKIDQADPLTLAELRHAVDDVVFVSALTGEGIKELEARIELFLNSRDEHLLLKIPFTRGEIVSRLHQYGTVLSEEYAEDGTIMDVRIPSQLAKELHNYVVEPTST